In Vigna radiata var. radiata cultivar VC1973A chromosome 3, Vradiata_ver6, whole genome shotgun sequence, the following proteins share a genomic window:
- the LOC106757276 gene encoding stress response protein nst1, producing the protein MKKNEERSDNRKKKHMMKRNISRLGGSGLSLEAFANAKSKNKQYNPALIKKQREFYKNAKNVNKFKKLLKQQNQQNGRSSGQEHDQDANETDKYKDKSERRRRKNSAFSLEELYRKQHEEKEKERMEREAVLRVRKEEREQAETRRKAVREKMLKKTRRGQPVMKYRIEHLLETIQGSTKIAAGSES; encoded by the exons ATGAAGAAGAACGAGGAACGCAGTGATAATCGCAAGAAGAAGCACATGATGAAGAGGAACATTTCGAGGTTGGGCGGTAGTGGCCTTTCGCTCGAAGCTTTCGCCAATGCAAAGTCCAAGAACAAGCAATATAACCCAGCTCTCATAA AGAAACAAAGGGAGTTCTATAAAAATGCTAAGAATGTGAATAAGTTTAAGAAGTTGTTAAAGCAGCAAAACCAGCAGAATGGTCGTTCCTCGGGTCAGGAACATGACCAG GATGCAAATGAAACTGACAAGTACAAGGACAAGAgtgagagaaggaggaggaagaaCAGTGCTTTTAGTTTGGAAGAACTGTACAGAAAGCAGcatgaagagaaagagaaagaaagaatggaGAGAGAGGCAGTGCTGAGGGTAAGGAAGGAAGAGAGAGAACAAGCTGAAACTCGGAGAAAGGCTGTTCGGGAAAAAATGCTTAAGAAGACCCGAAGAGGGCAGCCTGTTATGAAATACAGAATTGAGCATCTTTTGGAGACTATTCAAGGTTCAACTAAAATTGCGGCTGGCAGTGAATCGTAA
- the LOC106757389 gene encoding CASP-like protein 1E1 produces the protein MTTHTKTNLDGVHSDVKVVQRPTKEKSHDLFLRFLGLSLTLVATILVGVDNETKVISYAEMKFRATAKWEYMSAMVFFVVSNAIACSYAAASLVITVMARSSGTRKSDLTDLVITALDLVLMALLFSANGAACAVGVIAQKGNKHLQWMKVCDVFDAYCRHMTAALVLSIIGSTVFLLLVLHSVLKLHYRSRS, from the exons ATGACCACCCACACCAAGACCAACCTCGATGGAGTGCACTCTGATGTCAAGGTCGTCCAAAGACCAACCAAAGAAAAATCCCACGATCTCTTCCTGCGCTTTCTTGGCCTCTCACTCACTCTTGTTGCAACCATTCTTGTTGGTGTAGACAATGAAACCAAAGTCATCTCCTACGCTGAAATGAAATTCAGAGCCACTGCTAAGTGGGAATATATGTCTGCTATGGT GTTTTTCGTGGTGTCAAACGCAATAGCATGTTCATATGCAGCTGCATCATTGGTGATAACAGTGATGGCAAGAAGCAGTGGAACAAGAAAAAGCGATTTGACAGATTTGGTGATAACAGCTTTAGACCTTGTGTTGATGGCACTGTTGTTCTCAGCCAATGGTGCAGCTTGTGCAGTGGGAGTCATAGCGCAGAAAGGTAACAAGCACTTGCAATGGATGAAAGTGTGCGATGTCTTTGATGCTTATTGTCGTCACATGACAGCTGCATTGGTCCTCTCCATTATTGGGTCGACGGTGTTTCTCTTGCTGGTGCTTCATTCTGTTCTCAAACTCCATTACAGATCAAGAAGCTAG
- the LOC106757827 gene encoding zinc finger protein CONSTANS-LIKE 13 produces MTAEAPKPARPCDYCGHSMAVLYCRADSAKLCFSCDREVHSTNQLFSKHTRTLLCDACDHSPATILCSTDTSVLCQNCDWEKHNPSLSDSLHQRRPLEGFTGCPSVSELLSVVGFGDLSKKSLLSSPQGSVADGFLGCEIEGFSDLFVWDAPSVVTLDDLICSSASSHSFQAMEVPPLPKNRKAACGRHREEILSQLRELAKSEPLDLEQYVQPGNLSSAFESDVEWHRERSEPMYQVVPPDPSLRTYTEEVPVKQSTSVGETHTFGDKGGNPSISLNSETLPTTPKAGACELTSQERDSALLRYKQKKKTRRYDKHIRYESRKVRAESRVRVKGRFAKMEREH; encoded by the exons ATGACCGCTGAAGCGCCGAAACCAGCGCGACCCTGTGACTACTGTGGTCACTCTATGGCGGTTCTCTACTGCAGAGCCGATTCAGCCAAGCTCTGTTTCTCGTGCGACCGCGAGGTTCACTCTACCAACCAGCTCTTCTCGAAGCACACGCGGACGCTGCTCTGCGACGCATGCGATCATTCCCCTGCTACCATACTATGTTCCACCGACACCTCTGTTCTCTGCCAGAACTGCGACTGGGAGAAGCACAACCCGTCGCTCTCCGATTCCCTTCACCAACGGAGGCCCCTCGAAGGCTTCACCGGTTGCCCTTCGGTCTCCGAACTTTTATCCGTTGTGGGGTTTGGAGATCTCAGCAAAAAATCGCTGCTTTCTTCGCCTCAGGGAAGTGTCGCTGATGGGTTCCTCGGGTGTGAGATTGAAGGGTTTTCGGATTTGTTTGTTTGGGATGCGCCTTCTGTCGTCACGCTTGATGATTTGATTTGTTCTTCCGCTTCTTCTCATAGCTTTCAGGCCATGGAAGTTCCTCCGCTGCCTAAG AATCGTAAGGCTGCTTGTGGGCGACACAGAGAAGAGATTCTTAGTCAGCTTCGGGAATTGGCCAAATCCGAGCCGTTGGATCTTGAACAATATGTGCAACCAGGAAACCTGTCCTCGGCTTTTGAAAGTGACGTGGAG TGGCATAGAGAAAGGAGTGAGCCTATGTATCAAGTTGTTCCTCCTGACCCATCATTGAGAACTTATACTGAAGAAGTTCCAGTTAAACAATCCACTTCTGTCGGGGAAACTCACACCTTTGGCGACAAGGGAGGGAATCCATCTATTTCTCTTAACTCTGAAACCCTACCAACTACTCCCAAAGCCGGTGCATGTGAGTTAACTAGCCAAGAAAGAGATTCTGCATTGTTACGGTataaacagaagaagaaaacaagaag ATATGACAAGCACATAAGGTATGAATCACGAAAAGTTCGAGCAGAAAGCAGGGTGAGAGTCAAGGGTCGATTTGCTAAGATGGAGCGGGAACACTAA
- the LOC106757541 gene encoding membrane-anchored ubiquitin-fold protein 6-like, translating to MAGEGENIELKFRIYDGTDIAQNFYSSSTTIATLKQKLIAEWPQGKTITPKVVNDLKLIHAGKILENNKTLADSRITFSDIPGGFVTMHVVVQPRTTKKKTEKNQEEKQKTNSCSCIIV from the exons ATGGCTGGTGAAGGAGAAAATATTGAGCTTAAATTTCGTATATATGATGGAACTGATATAGCACAGAATTTCTATTCATCATCAACAACCATTGCTACCCTTAAGCAGAAGCTAATTGCTGAGTGGCCTCAAG GTAAAACAATTACACCAAAGGTAGTAAATGACCTAAAACTCATACATGCCGGTAAGATTTTGGAAAACAACAAAACTCTGGCTGATTCCAGAATAACATTTAGTGACATCCCTGGAGGTTTTGTTACCATGCATGTTGTAGTACAACCTCGAACCACCAAAAAGAAAACAG AAAAGAACCAAGAGGAGAAACAAAAGACAAATTCATGTTCATGCATCATTGTTTAG
- the LOC106757373 gene encoding glutaredoxin-C13, giving the protein MDKVKRLTSENGVVIFTKSSCCLCYAVNILFQELRANPLVYEIDHDPEGREIEKALLKLGCNAPVPAVFIAGKLIGSTNEIMSLHLRGSLTPMLKGQPFS; this is encoded by the coding sequence ATGGACAAGGTGAAGAGGTTGACCTCTGAAAATGGTGTGGTGATTTTCACGAAGAGCTCTTGTTGCCTCTGCTATGCAGTCAACATTCTGTTTCAAGAACTCAGGGCGAATCCTCTGGTTTATGAGATTGATCATGACCCTGAAGGCAGAGAAATAGAGAAAGCTTTGTTAAAGCTAGGGTGCAATGCTCCAGTCCCAGCTGTGTTCATCGCAGGGAAGCTAATTGGATCCACCAATGAAATCATGTCCCTCCACCTAAGAGGTTCACTCACTCCAATGCTGAAAGGCCAGCCTTTTTCTTGA
- the LOC106757456 gene encoding glutaredoxin-C11, translated as MDRVKDLASKKAAVIFTKSSCCMCHSIKQLFYELGASPAVHELDNDSYGREMEWALRGMGCNPSVPAVFIGGKFVGSSKDIISLHVDGSLKQLLMDAKAIWF; from the coding sequence ATGGATAGAGTTAAGGACTTGGCATCAAAGAAGGCTGCTGTTATATTCACCAAGAGTTCATGCTGCATGTGTCACAGCATCAAGCAACTTTTCTATGAGCTTGGAGCAAGCCCAGCAGTTCATGAGCTTGACAATGATTCCTATGGGAGGGAAATGGAGTGGGCTTTGAGGGGTATGGGTTGCAATCCTTCAGTCCCAGCAGTGTTCATAGGTGGAAAATTTGTGGGGTCTTCCAAAGATATCATATCCCTCCATGTTGATGGCTCTCTCAAACAATTGCTCATGGATGCAAAGGCCATCTGGTTTTAG